One Rickettsiales bacterium genomic window carries:
- the ahcY gene encoding adenosylhomocysteinase, protein MGTQTAAAAAPAQDYKVADIKLADWGRKEISIAETEMPGLMALRTEYGKSQPLKGARIAGCLHMTIQTAVLIETLTALGAEVRWSSCNIFSTQDQAAAAIAATGVPVFAWKGETEEEYDWCVEQTIKGPNGWTPNMILDDGGDLTRVMHEKYPELMKDVRGLSEETTTGVHRLYEMQKAGKLVVPAIDVNNSVTKSKFDNLYGCRESLPDGIKRATDVMIAGKVVVVAGYGDVGKGCAAAMSRQGARVLVTEIDPICALQAAMEGYQVVTMDDAAAQGDIFVTATGNVDIITLDHMRAMKDRAIVCNIGHFDSEIQVSALQNMVWSEIKPQVDEITFPDGKRIILLAKGRLVNLGCATGHPSFVMSTSFSNQVLAQIELFNNAKKYENKVYVLPKQLDEKVAALHLEKIGAKLTKLTPTQAEYIGTAVNGPFKPEAYRY, encoded by the coding sequence ATGGGAACGCAGACCGCTGCAGCCGCCGCACCGGCACAGGATTACAAAGTCGCCGACATTAAACTGGCCGACTGGGGCCGCAAGGAGATCAGCATCGCGGAAACCGAAATGCCCGGTCTTATGGCGCTGCGCACGGAATACGGCAAATCCCAGCCACTGAAAGGCGCCCGTATTGCAGGCTGCCTTCATATGACCATCCAGACTGCTGTTCTCATTGAAACGCTTACGGCTCTTGGCGCTGAAGTACGCTGGTCGAGCTGCAATATTTTCTCCACGCAGGATCAGGCCGCAGCCGCCATCGCAGCGACCGGCGTTCCGGTCTTTGCCTGGAAGGGAGAAACCGAAGAAGAATACGATTGGTGCGTTGAGCAGACTATCAAAGGCCCAAATGGCTGGACACCGAACATGATTCTGGATGATGGCGGCGATCTGACGCGCGTCATGCATGAAAAATATCCTGAACTGATGAAAGATGTGCGCGGCCTCTCTGAAGAAACCACCACCGGTGTGCATCGTCTGTATGAAATGCAGAAGGCAGGCAAACTGGTCGTTCCCGCTATCGACGTAAACAACTCCGTCACCAAATCAAAATTCGACAATCTGTACGGCTGCCGCGAAAGCCTGCCGGACGGCATCAAACGCGCAACCGATGTCATGATCGCGGGCAAAGTTGTTGTTGTTGCAGGTTATGGCGATGTGGGCAAGGGCTGCGCCGCTGCGATGTCCCGCCAGGGCGCACGCGTGCTCGTGACCGAGATTGACCCCATCTGCGCGCTTCAGGCCGCTATGGAAGGCTACCAGGTCGTGACCATGGATGACGCTGCTGCTCAGGGCGATATCTTTGTCACGGCAACAGGCAATGTTGATATCATCACGCTCGACCATATGCGCGCCATGAAAGACCGTGCCATTGTTTGCAACATCGGGCATTTTGACAGCGAAATCCAGGTATCTGCTCTGCAGAACATGGTGTGGTCGGAAATAAAGCCGCAGGTCGATGAAATCACTTTCCCGGACGGCAAGCGCATCATCCTGCTGGCAAAAGGCCGTCTCGTGAATCTGGGCTGCGCCACGGGCCATCCAAGCTTCGTTATGAGCACCTCTTTCTCCAATCAGGTACTGGCCCAGATCGAGCTGTTCAATAACGCAAAGAAGTACGAAAACAAAGTATACGTATTGCCTAAGCAGCTGGACGAAAAAGTGGCGGCACTGCATCTGGAAAAGATCGGCGCAAAACTCACCAAGCTGACACCGACGCAGGCTGAATATATTGGCACGGCCGTCAATGGCCCGTTCAAGCCCGAGGCATACCGCTACTAA
- a CDS encoding prepilin-type N-terminal cleavage/methylation domain-containing protein, whose product MRSCKGFTLIELSIVLVIIGLIIGGVLAGRDLIKAAELRYIISQKDKYTVAANAFRNKYNCIPGDCSNAITFFGYPGGNASDNYTSSCVAFVGLDNTHTCNGDGNGMIGFGGPTDLDVLDEEGLLFWHHLSLAGMIESGNLTPRPAVLNSGSSAWELPGINIPASRLSSNVGFSQFYLCITSGAAYYHNGNCTHTFFYGAQDPNPDSNYLGLAMYPALSALDGYNIDKKLDDGLPAIGSVTTVPPGGNYLDSCSSSTNMATATYTVTTGGITCALMFKGGF is encoded by the coding sequence ATGCGGAGTTGTAAAGGCTTTACACTGATAGAATTGAGCATCGTGCTGGTCATCATTGGCTTGATCATCGGAGGGGTGCTTGCCGGTCGGGATTTAATCAAAGCGGCCGAACTGCGCTACATCATCAGCCAGAAAGACAAATACACGGTCGCCGCCAACGCATTCCGTAATAAATACAATTGCATTCCCGGGGATTGCTCGAATGCCATTACATTTTTCGGTTATCCCGGCGGCAATGCCAGCGATAATTACACCAGCAGTTGTGTCGCCTTTGTAGGGCTTGATAATACCCACACCTGCAATGGTGACGGCAATGGAATGATAGGCTTCGGCGGACCGACGGATCTGGACGTCCTGGACGAAGAAGGGTTGCTGTTCTGGCATCATCTATCCCTCGCGGGAATGATCGAAAGCGGTAACCTGACCCCACGGCCAGCGGTGCTCAATAGCGGCAGTAGCGCATGGGAACTGCCCGGAATCAATATTCCTGCATCAAGGCTGAGCAGCAATGTGGGCTTCTCTCAGTTTTACCTCTGTATTACAAGCGGCGCGGCCTATTACCATAATGGCAACTGCACCCACACTTTCTTTTACGGAGCACAGGACCCTAACCCCGACAGTAATTACCTTGGGTTAGCCATGTATCCGGCTTTATCAGCGCTGGATGGATATAATATTGATAAGAAACTGGATGACGGCCTGCCCGCAATCGGCTCGGTGACCACCGTTCCGCCGGGAGGCAATTATCTGGATAGCTGCTCTTCCAGCACGAATATGGCGACTGCCACCTATACGGTAACCACGGGCGGTATAACCTGCGCCTTGATGTTCAAGGGCGGTTTCTAG
- a CDS encoding uracil-DNA glycosylase, with protein MSFIPPDYHCPLCPRLAQFLAQNREQYPGFYNGPVPSFGDMNAELLIVGLAPGLNGANRTGRPFTGDYAGLVLYSALRKHGFAEGNYNPEQVQDGSGDGFRLINCRITNSVRCVPPQNKPETSEIRQCNMFLKAEVAAMPALKVLVSLGQISHKAVIQSFGLKQSQYVFGHGAVHMLPSGLCLINSYHSSRYNINTGTLTQAMFDDVIGLAQEKMLIPLSFQQRKC; from the coding sequence ATGTCATTTATTCCGCCGGATTATCATTGCCCCCTATGCCCGAGGCTTGCGCAATTTCTTGCGCAGAATCGCGAACAATATCCGGGTTTCTATAACGGGCCGGTGCCCTCTTTTGGCGATATGAACGCGGAATTGCTGATTGTGGGACTGGCACCGGGGCTCAATGGGGCCAACCGGACGGGCAGGCCGTTTACAGGGGATTATGCCGGGCTGGTGCTTTATTCGGCTCTGCGCAAACACGGGTTTGCCGAGGGAAATTATAATCCCGAACAGGTTCAAGATGGCAGCGGCGATGGATTCCGCCTTATTAACTGCCGCATTACGAATTCCGTGCGTTGCGTGCCGCCGCAGAATAAGCCTGAAACATCTGAAATCAGGCAGTGTAACATGTTTCTTAAGGCGGAAGTTGCGGCTATGCCGGCACTGAAAGTGCTGGTAAGCCTAGGTCAGATTTCACATAAAGCCGTTATACAATCCTTTGGCCTTAAACAAAGCCAGTACGTATTTGGGCATGGTGCTGTTCATATGCTACCGAGCGGGCTTTGCCTGATCAACAGCTATCATTCGTCGCGTTATAACATCAATACGGGGACGCTGACCCAGGCCATGTTCGACGATGTTATCGGCCTGGCGCAGGAAAAAATGCTTATTCCGCTTTCGTTTCAGCAAAGAAAGTGCTAG
- a CDS encoding ABC transporter ATP-binding protein → MSGLIDLKNIYVWGVDTHARAASLRQWFIHRKAMTSVRIPIIQGVDFAAKPGDRIAIIGQNGCGKSSLLKVISGNYPIHEGTRRVEGSVVPLIEMGAGFEAEMSGRYNIKLSYAYRGKLREYSKEIEKTIIEFSELGEKIDLPLKTYSSGMMARLAFASAIFQDPDILLLDEIFATGDAGFIEKSQNILRKKVDNVSIAIMVNHSPNEFTDLCNRFILMHKGRIVNEGSRKEILHQYYTDILHISDERVVA, encoded by the coding sequence ATGTCTGGACTGATTGACCTTAAGAATATTTATGTATGGGGCGTGGATACACATGCCCGCGCGGCAAGCCTGCGGCAGTGGTTTATTCACCGCAAGGCCATGACCAGTGTCAGGATTCCTATTATTCAGGGCGTTGATTTCGCTGCAAAGCCGGGTGACCGCATCGCTATTATCGGACAGAATGGTTGTGGCAAATCGTCTTTGCTGAAAGTGATTTCCGGTAATTACCCTATTCATGAAGGCACACGCCGCGTGGAAGGTTCCGTTGTTCCACTCATTGAAATGGGAGCCGGGTTCGAAGCAGAAATGAGCGGGCGTTATAATATCAAGCTCAGCTATGCTTACCGCGGTAAGCTACGCGAATATTCCAAGGAAATTGAAAAAACTATTATTGAGTTTTCAGAGTTGGGAGAGAAGATCGATCTTCCACTGAAGACCTATTCCTCGGGCATGATGGCCAGGCTTGCATTTGCCTCCGCTATTTTCCAGGATCCTGATATTTTACTGTTGGATGAAATCTTTGCGACCGGTGATGCCGGGTTTATTGAGAAATCGCAAAACATCCTGCGCAAGAAAGTGGACAACGTATCCATCGCCATCATGGTCAATCATTCACCCAACGAGTTTACCGATTTATGCAACCGGTTTATCCTGATGCATAAAGGCCGTATTGTTAACGAAGGAAGCCGCAAGGAAATACTGCATCAGTATTACACGGATATCCTTCATATTTCCGACGAGCGTGTGGTCGCATGA
- a CDS encoding ABC transporter permease has translation MTSIAKQAGMLFDKYYWQTAVLIARNGLARMYRNSFLGMLWTLFQPLTMVLVYALVMPMIMRSTAQNYTLYLLVSQPLWVFISGCIAGSCGSILANGEVLKRCMVSSSIFPIADVLRSCYTFAVSFVTMYIVALLMGLTHISLMLLVVPFYILAMLMVLGAVAIAVAFVAPYVRDIGDIVHIGLTMSFWFTPVIYQIQMLPPKIQFFMQFNPFFILMHPIQVLVYENRLPSWSDNLYLLGLIAVVVPLAFAVFRVCRRNYVYYL, from the coding sequence ATGACAAGTATTGCTAAACAGGCTGGAATGCTGTTCGATAAATATTACTGGCAGACAGCTGTGCTAATTGCCAGGAACGGGCTTGCACGCATGTACCGTAATTCTTTTCTCGGCATGTTGTGGACGCTGTTCCAGCCGCTGACGATGGTTTTGGTCTATGCACTTGTGATGCCTATGATCATGCGCTCCACAGCGCAGAACTATACTTTATATCTGCTGGTTTCACAGCCACTTTGGGTATTTATTTCCGGATGTATTGCAGGCTCCTGCGGGTCAATACTGGCCAATGGTGAAGTGCTGAAGCGTTGCATGGTTTCCTCCAGCATATTTCCGATCGCAGATGTTCTTCGCAGCTGCTACACATTTGCCGTCTCCTTTGTGACAATGTATATCGTTGCATTGCTGATGGGGCTGACCCATATCAGTCTTATGCTACTGGTAGTGCCGTTTTATATTCTGGCAATGCTGATGGTGCTCGGAGCCGTCGCGATTGCGGTTGCTTTTGTCGCGCCGTATGTGCGTGACATTGGTGATATTGTTCATATCGGCCTGACCATGTCGTTCTGGTTTACGCCTGTCATTTATCAGATACAGATGCTGCCACCTAAGATACAGTTCTTCATGCAGTTCAATCCGTTCTTCATCCTGATGCACCCTATTCAGGTGCTGGTGTATGAAAACCGGCTTCCGTCATGGAGTGATAACCTGTATCTTCTGGGGTTGATAGCGGTCGTTGTTCCGCTCGCATTTGCCGTCTTTCGTGTATGCAGGCGTAATTACGTTTATTATCTATAG
- a CDS encoding D-sedoheptulose 7-phosphate isomerase encodes MLQKLILDSVEGTRKVLDLVLADDVLISAVAKAGELCIEALKQNRKILVAGNGGSAADSQHIAAELVSRLNYDRPGLSSIALTTDTSALTAIGNDYGFDRVFARQLEAIGQEGDVFIAISTSGNSGNVLAAIESARAKGIKVIGMTGQGGGKMEALCDIILKMPSSRTPNIQECHIMFGHIICQIIEDGMFGKEYGPAKA; translated from the coding sequence ATGCTGCAAAAACTTATTCTGGATTCTGTTGAAGGCACGCGCAAGGTGCTTGATCTTGTTCTGGCGGATGATGTGCTGATTTCGGCTGTGGCAAAAGCGGGCGAATTGTGCATTGAAGCGCTGAAGCAGAACCGTAAGATTCTTGTTGCCGGTAATGGTGGCAGCGCAGCGGACTCCCAGCATATCGCTGCGGAACTTGTAAGTCGTTTGAATTATGATCGTCCGGGGCTTAGTTCTATTGCACTGACAACCGATACTTCGGCCCTGACTGCTATTGGTAATGATTATGGATTCGATCGCGTGTTCGCGCGCCAGCTGGAGGCAATCGGCCAGGAGGGGGATGTCTTTATCGCTATTTCCACTTCCGGTAATTCCGGCAACGTTCTGGCGGCCATTGAATCAGCACGTGCCAAGGGCATTAAAGTTATCGGCATGACGGGGCAGGGCGGCGGCAAGATGGAAGCCCTGTGCGATATTATCCTGAAGATGCCGTCTTCACGCACACCAAATATTCAGGAATGCCACATCATGTTCGGCCACATTATCTGCCAGATCATAGAAGATGGTATGTTCGGCAAGGAATACGGGCCTGCTAAAGCCTGA
- a CDS encoding acyl-CoA dehydrogenase C-terminal domain-containing protein, producing MPIYKAPIRDFQFVLRDFLPLGEYKDVPGFAEAAEMAEPVLDAAAQLCEEVLFPINQSGDKEGLVYKDGTVTTPKGFKEAYKAYREGGWPAFTCDPAYGGQGLPEYLNMTIMEMACSSNLSFGLTPGLSHGAYNAIMLHATDEIKKKYLPKLVSGEWSGVMCLTEPQAGTDLGLVRTKAEPAGDGSYKITGNKIFISSGEHDLTENILHLILARLPGAPKGTKGISLFIAPKFLVNDDGSLGERNSLRAEGIEHKMGLSASPTCAMRYDNAKAWLVGEPNKGMKAMFTMMNAARIYVGIQGLGLAEVAYQNGLAYAKERLQSRSVTGAKLPEKEADPLIVHPDVRRMLLTMRAFTEGARALAVYTALQVDISHRHKDEQVRQDADDFVQLITPIVKAYMTDMGSEVTNLAVQIHGGYGYIKDYGVEQYVRDARIAQIYEGTNGIQSLDLVFRKLGFGNGRYLRSFFHPVDAFITKHKDNPAMAEFIKPLSKHIGYLQQGTIYLATAGLKNPDDAAAGATEYLRLFSLVVFAWIWARIAAISLEKYDSDKEFYEAKLATARFFFTKVLPGTTSLLQSITAGSKPVMQAQL from the coding sequence ATGCCGATCTATAAAGCCCCCATACGTGATTTTCAATTTGTCCTGCGCGATTTCCTGCCGCTTGGAGAGTATAAAGACGTCCCGGGCTTTGCCGAAGCCGCCGAGATGGCGGAGCCGGTATTAGATGCCGCTGCGCAGCTTTGCGAAGAAGTGCTGTTTCCCATCAACCAGAGTGGTGACAAGGAAGGGCTGGTCTATAAAGACGGCACAGTGACCACTCCGAAAGGCTTCAAGGAAGCTTACAAAGCGTACCGCGAAGGCGGTTGGCCAGCTTTCACCTGTGACCCGGCTTACGGTGGCCAGGGGCTACCGGAATACCTGAACATGACCATCATGGAAATGGCCTGCTCATCGAACCTTTCCTTCGGCCTGACCCCCGGCCTTTCGCACGGTGCTTATAATGCGATCATGCTGCATGCAACGGACGAAATCAAAAAGAAGTACCTGCCCAAACTTGTTTCCGGGGAATGGTCCGGCGTCATGTGCCTGACCGAACCGCAGGCAGGCACGGATCTTGGCCTTGTGCGCACCAAGGCGGAACCGGCAGGCGATGGCAGCTATAAGATTACCGGCAACAAGATATTCATTTCATCCGGTGAGCATGATCTCACGGAAAATATCCTGCACCTGATTCTCGCACGCCTGCCAGGCGCCCCCAAAGGCACAAAGGGCATCAGCCTGTTCATCGCACCGAAATTCCTCGTCAATGACGATGGTTCGCTAGGCGAGCGCAACAGCTTGCGCGCTGAGGGTATCGAACATAAAATGGGCCTCTCCGCCTCCCCCACCTGCGCAATGCGTTACGACAATGCGAAAGCATGGCTCGTGGGCGAACCGAACAAAGGCATGAAAGCCATGTTTACCATGATGAATGCCGCACGTATCTATGTCGGTATTCAAGGACTTGGGCTCGCGGAAGTCGCCTACCAGAACGGATTGGCCTACGCCAAGGAACGCTTACAGTCTCGCTCAGTCACGGGTGCTAAACTGCCGGAAAAAGAAGCTGACCCTCTCATTGTTCATCCGGACGTACGCCGCATGTTGCTGACCATGCGCGCTTTCACAGAAGGTGCACGTGCGCTGGCCGTATACACAGCGCTGCAGGTGGATATTTCCCATCGCCATAAAGACGAACAGGTGCGACAGGATGCGGATGATTTCGTCCAGCTGATCACTCCGATCGTGAAAGCCTATATGACGGATATGGGCTCGGAAGTCACGAATCTCGCCGTGCAGATTCACGGCGGTTATGGCTACATCAAGGACTACGGTGTCGAACAATATGTGCGCGATGCCCGTATCGCCCAGATTTACGAAGGCACGAACGGTATCCAGTCGCTGGACCTCGTATTCCGCAAGCTCGGCTTCGGCAATGGACGTTATCTGCGCTCCTTCTTCCACCCGGTAGATGCGTTCATCACCAAGCATAAAGATAACCCAGCGATGGCGGAGTTCATTAAACCGCTTTCCAAACATATCGGTTATCTGCAGCAGGGAACGATTTACCTCGCTACGGCGGGACTGAAAAACCCGGATGACGCAGCAGCCGGAGCCACAGAATACCTACGCCTGTTCTCGCTCGTGGTCTTTGCATGGATTTGGGCACGTATCGCAGCCATCTCGCTGGAGAAATACGATTCCGATAAGGAGTTCTATGAAGCCAAGCTGGCTACAGCACGGTTCTTCTTCACCAAGGTCCTGCCAGGCACCACTTCCCTCCTACAATCTATCACCGCAGGCAGCAAACCGGTAATGCAGGCTCAGCTCTAG
- a CDS encoding 3-hydroxyacyl-CoA dehydrogenase NAD-binding domain-containing protein, with protein MTIAKIAVLGSGVMGSGIAAHIANAGIPVILLDIVPEGATSRNMLTEKAVEKQLAASPSGFTHKNKAKLVTPGNLEDNLDLLKDVDWIIEAVLEKIEVKQDVYRKVDAVRKKGSVVSSNTSTIPLHVLLSGMPESFQQDFMITHFFNPPRFMRLLEMVPGPKTRPEAYAEIKKFADIKLGKGVVDCKDTPGFIANRIGIFWVMVAVLEAMRLGVSVEEADAIMGRPLGIPKTGIFGLFDLIGLDLMPLMAKALMATLPEKDIFRALYREPELITNMIKNGYTGRKGKGGFYRINKEGGKKVKEVIDLKTGEYHPEKKPALESIAAAKSGIMGLMTHSDLGGQYARAVMGKTLAYAASLLPEIADDILAVDNTMKWGYNWKFGPFEMIDKIGVDNLIKALEAEKVPVPKLLTEASGKTFYRIADNKPQYLTLKGEYAPVPQVEGVWSLADKKRGAKPILKNGSASLWDIGDGILCLEFTSKMNSIDPDILTMIEKSIETVKQGYKGLVIGGDGDNFSVGANLGFILYAANMAAWQLISDVIKQGQRTTMALKYAPFPVVSALGGMALGGGCEIILHSAAVQAHIESYPGLVEVGVGVIPGWGGCKEMLVRHLQGAQGNTMPAIAKVFEYIATAKVGGSADEAKDMQILNQKCRISMNRARLIPDAKQLCLLMADNYTPPEAPTLSLPGETAKAALLMGLEQFVATGKATPHDVVVCKALAGILSGGDTDITDTITEQQLLDLEHTAFMELIKTKGTLDRIEHMLNTGKPLRN; from the coding sequence ATGACCATTGCGAAAATAGCGGTTCTGGGTTCGGGCGTCATGGGCAGCGGCATCGCCGCGCACATCGCCAACGCAGGCATTCCTGTCATTCTGCTGGATATCGTTCCCGAAGGCGCAACCAGCCGCAATATGCTCACGGAAAAGGCGGTTGAGAAGCAGCTTGCTGCCAGCCCTTCCGGTTTTACGCATAAAAACAAGGCGAAACTGGTTACTCCGGGCAATCTTGAAGATAATCTTGACTTGCTGAAAGATGTCGATTGGATCATCGAAGCCGTGCTTGAAAAGATCGAGGTGAAGCAGGATGTCTACCGCAAGGTGGATGCCGTACGTAAAAAAGGTTCCGTTGTCTCCTCCAATACATCTACTATCCCACTGCATGTACTGCTTTCCGGTATGCCGGAATCCTTCCAGCAGGATTTCATGATCACGCACTTCTTTAACCCGCCGCGCTTCATGCGTCTGCTTGAAATGGTGCCGGGCCCGAAGACGCGTCCTGAGGCTTATGCGGAGATCAAGAAATTCGCCGACATAAAGCTCGGCAAAGGCGTTGTTGACTGCAAGGATACTCCGGGCTTCATCGCTAACCGTATCGGTATTTTCTGGGTGATGGTCGCCGTGCTGGAAGCCATGCGCCTGGGCGTTTCCGTGGAAGAAGCGGATGCTATCATGGGCAGGCCGCTGGGCATTCCTAAAACAGGCATATTCGGCCTGTTCGACCTGATCGGCCTCGACCTCATGCCATTGATGGCCAAGGCGCTGATGGCCACACTGCCGGAAAAAGACATATTCCGCGCGCTCTACCGTGAGCCGGAGCTGATCACGAATATGATCAAGAACGGCTATACTGGTCGTAAGGGCAAGGGCGGCTTTTATCGCATCAATAAGGAGGGCGGTAAGAAGGTCAAGGAAGTGATCGATCTGAAAACCGGCGAATACCATCCTGAAAAGAAACCAGCGCTGGAAAGCATCGCCGCTGCCAAGTCCGGCATCATGGGTCTGATGACGCATAGCGACCTTGGCGGCCAGTATGCACGCGCTGTCATGGGTAAAACGTTGGCTTACGCTGCATCACTCCTGCCGGAAATCGCTGACGACATCCTCGCGGTCGATAACACAATGAAATGGGGCTATAACTGGAAATTCGGTCCGTTCGAGATGATCGACAAGATTGGCGTGGATAATCTTATTAAAGCGCTGGAAGCGGAAAAAGTACCTGTGCCGAAGCTCCTCACGGAAGCAAGCGGTAAAACCTTCTACAGGATTGCAGATAATAAACCGCAATACCTGACGCTGAAGGGCGAATATGCGCCTGTTCCGCAGGTGGAAGGCGTCTGGTCGCTGGCGGATAAGAAACGCGGTGCGAAACCGATTCTCAAAAACGGCTCGGCCTCCTTGTGGGATATAGGGGACGGCATTCTCTGCCTGGAATTCACGTCCAAGATGAACTCGATTGATCCTGATATTTTGACGATGATCGAGAAATCCATCGAAACCGTAAAACAGGGCTATAAAGGCCTGGTCATCGGCGGGGATGGCGATAACTTCTCCGTAGGCGCTAATCTCGGCTTCATTCTCTATGCCGCCAATATGGCAGCGTGGCAGCTGATCTCCGATGTGATCAAACAGGGCCAGCGTACGACTATGGCGCTCAAATACGCTCCCTTCCCGGTCGTTTCAGCACTCGGCGGCATGGCGCTCGGCGGCGGTTGTGAAATCATTCTTCATAGCGCGGCCGTGCAGGCGCATATCGAAAGCTATCCTGGGCTGGTCGAAGTCGGCGTCGGCGTGATTCCGGGCTGGGGCGGCTGTAAGGAAATGCTGGTGCGCCATCTGCAGGGAGCGCAAGGCAATACTATGCCCGCCATCGCCAAGGTATTTGAATATATCGCCACAGCGAAAGTTGGCGGTTCCGCGGACGAAGCCAAGGATATGCAGATCCTGAACCAGAAATGCAGGATTTCCATGAACCGTGCCCGCCTGATTCCGGATGCAAAGCAGCTCTGCCTGCTCATGGCGGATAACTACACCCCGCCGGAAGCACCCACGCTCTCACTGCCCGGTGAAACCGCAAAAGCCGCTCTGCTGATGGGACTGGAACAGTTCGTCGCCACCGGCAAGGCAACCCCGCATGACGTAGTGGTCTGCAAGGCGCTGGCGGGAATTCTCTCCGGTGGCGATACGGATATCACGGACACGATCACGGAGCAGCAATTGCTGGATCTGGAACATACGGCCTTCATGGAACTCATCAAGACCAAAGGCACGCTGGACCGTATCGAGCATATGCTCAACACCGGTAAACCGCTCAGGAACTAA
- a CDS encoding alkaline phosphatase family protein, whose amino-acid sequence MRYLTAFVISLLLPFHALAQPEQLKPVKHIIVIYLENHSFDNLFGTFPGADGIEQAGDKALQTDADGKPYVVLPHVMNGKEVDKRFPKDLQNKPFLISRYVPENQKTGDLVHRFYQLIAQINGGRMDRFANISNAGGLAMGYYENKHSPLWKYAREFTLADHFFTAGFGGSFLNHVMLICACVPQYDKAPASIRVKLDDKGKLIHDGAVTPDGYAINTIQPFSWPYDRRVEDERRRLPLQKMPTIGERLNAKHIDWAWYSGGWNDAVAGNPSKLFEYHHQPFTYFADYAHGTKERWLHLKDEADFIRAIDTGKLPPVAFYKPEGEFNLHPGYAELQTGEKHIFDLIGRIQRSKLWKNSLIIVTFDDAGGYYDHEPPPAGDRFGPGERVPTLIISPFAKRGFVDHTVYSTISILKLIEDKYGLKPLTERDAAAPDMLNALKP is encoded by the coding sequence ATGCGCTATCTTACAGCGTTTGTTATTTCGTTATTGCTGCCGTTTCACGCCCTGGCCCAGCCGGAACAGTTGAAGCCGGTAAAGCATATTATTGTCATTTATCTTGAAAATCACAGTTTCGACAATCTTTTTGGCACGTTTCCCGGAGCGGATGGGATTGAGCAGGCCGGAGATAAGGCCCTTCAGACGGATGCGGACGGCAAGCCGTATGTTGTGCTGCCGCATGTAATGAATGGCAAAGAAGTTGACAAACGTTTTCCCAAAGATCTGCAGAACAAGCCTTTCCTGATCAGCCGCTATGTGCCCGAGAATCAGAAAACCGGCGATCTAGTGCATCGCTTCTATCAATTAATAGCGCAGATTAATGGCGGCAGAATGGACAGGTTCGCCAATATCAGCAATGCAGGCGGACTGGCTATGGGTTATTATGAAAACAAACACTCGCCTCTATGGAAATATGCGCGCGAATTCACATTAGCTGATCATTTCTTTACCGCAGGGTTCGGCGGCTCTTTCCTGAACCATGTAATGCTCATATGCGCGTGCGTGCCGCAATACGATAAAGCTCCCGCTTCCATTCGCGTAAAACTGGATGATAAAGGGAAGCTCATACATGATGGTGCGGTGACGCCGGATGGTTATGCGATTAACACAATCCAGCCCTTTTCCTGGCCTTATGACCGCAGGGTAGAAGATGAGCGCAGACGCCTCCCATTACAGAAAATGCCGACAATCGGCGAGAGGCTCAACGCTAAGCATATCGATTGGGCATGGTATAGCGGTGGCTGGAACGATGCGGTGGCTGGGAATCCGAGCAAGCTCTTTGAGTATCACCACCAGCCATTTACTTATTTCGCAGACTATGCACATGGCACCAAAGAACGGTGGTTGCATTTAAAGGATGAGGCAGATTTTATTCGCGCTATCGATACCGGTAAACTGCCGCCTGTGGCATTTTACAAGCCGGAAGGAGAATTCAACCTGCATCCGGGATATGCGGAATTGCAGACGGGAGAGAAACATATCTTCGACCTGATCGGCCGGATACAGCGCAGCAAGCTATGGAAAAACTCTCTCATTATTGTGACCTTTGATGATGCCGGTGGTTATTACGACCACGAACCGCCACCTGCAGGTGACCGTTTTGGGCCCGGCGAACGTGTTCCGACACTTATTATTTCGCCCTTTGCCAAACGTGGGTTTGTCGATCATACGGTCTATAGCACGATTTCCATTTTAAAGCTGATTGAAGACAAATACGGCTTGAAACCATTGACGGAACGGGATGCAGCCGCTCCTGATATGCTGAACGCGCTTAAGCCGTAA